The Paraburkholderia hospita DNA segment CAAGGACAAGCAGTACCACGAGCAGCACGCGAAGGAAGCCGCGACGCGCAAGAGCCTGATCGGCTCGGGCGACCGCTCGGAGCGCATTCGCACGTACAACTTCCCGCAAGGCCGGCTCACCGATCACCGGATCAACCTGACGCTGTATCGCCTCGAAGCGCTGATGGAAGGCGATCTCGACGAGCTGATCGCGGCGCTCGTGTCCGAGCATCAGGCGGAACTGCTCGCGTCGCTCGGCGACGCGGACTGAGCGGCACGCATGAATACCGTCGATACCGTCGCCACGTTGCTTCACGCGTCGCCACTGCCCGCGCTGGAAGCGCGCATTCTGCTCGGGCACGCGCTGGGCTGGCGTCGTACGGAACTGATCACGCGCGCCGACGACGCGCTCGATGCCGCCAAGGTGGCGGCCTTTCGCGATCTGGAAGCACGGCGCGTGGCGGGCGAGCCAATCGCGCAACTGATCGGCTTGCGCGAATTCTTCGGGCTCGACTTCCAGGTCACACGGGACGTGCTGATTCCGCGGCCCGAAACCGAATTGCTCGTCGAAACGGCCGTGCAGGCGCTCGAAGGCCGCGCCCCGCGCTCGCGCGTGCTCGATCTCGGCACGGGCACGGGGGCGATTGCTGTGTCGATCGCGTGGTCGCGGCCGGACGCGCGCGTTTGGGCTGTTGACCGCTCGGCGGAAGCACTGGAGGTTGCTCGACGCAACGCCATCAAGCTTCTCGAGCCGAAGCGCCCCGGCGGTGATCTGCAATTCGTGCAAGGCGACTGGTACGCCGCGCTCGACGATTCACTCACGTTCGACGTGATCGTCAGCAACCCGCCGTATATCGCGAGTGGCGACCCGCACCTTTCGCAAGGCGATCTGCGTTTCGAGCCGCGCGGCGCACTCACCGATGAAGCCGACGGCCTCTCGGCGATCCGCGCGATCGTCGCGGGCGCGCCGTCGCGGCTCGTGCCGAACGGCGTGCTGTGGATGGAACACGGCTATGATCAGGCCGAAGCCGTTCGCGCGATCCTCACGGCGCAAGGTTTTGCCGACGTGCGTTCGGAATGCGATCTGGCGGATATCGAACGCATCAGCGGCGGTCGCTGGCCGGGCTGATAGGCGGTGGCGCGGCACGCTGCGACAGCGCCTAATCGCGCCGATCCAGCCGCCGGTCGCTATCGGAGA contains these protein-coding regions:
- the prmC gene encoding peptide chain release factor N(5)-glutamine methyltransferase, yielding MNTVDTVATLLHASPLPALEARILLGHALGWRRTELITRADDALDAAKVAAFRDLEARRVAGEPIAQLIGLREFFGLDFQVTRDVLIPRPETELLVETAVQALEGRAPRSRVLDLGTGTGAIAVSIAWSRPDARVWAVDRSAEALEVARRNAIKLLEPKRPGGDLQFVQGDWYAALDDSLTFDVIVSNPPYIASGDPHLSQGDLRFEPRGALTDEADGLSAIRAIVAGAPSRLVPNGVLWMEHGYDQAEAVRAILTAQGFADVRSECDLADIERISGGRWPG